Proteins found in one Hippopotamus amphibius kiboko isolate mHipAmp2 chromosome 12, mHipAmp2.hap2, whole genome shotgun sequence genomic segment:
- the LOC130834111 gene encoding dihydrolipoyllysine-residue succinyltransferase component of 2-oxoglutarate dehydrogenase complex, mitochondrial-like codes for MFLQPLTSKPVSAVKPTAAPPVAEPGVGTGLRSEHREKMNRMRQRIAQRLKEAQNTCAMLTSFNEIDMSNIQEMRARHKDAFLKKHNLKLGFMSAFVKASAFALQEQPVVNAVIDDTTKEVVYRDYIDISVAVATSRGLVVPVIRNVESMNYADIERTISELGEKARKNELAIEDMDGGTFTISNGGVFGSLFGTPIINPPQSAVLGMHAIVDRPVVVGGKVEVRPMMYVALTYDHRLIDGREAVTFLRKIKAAVEDPRILLLDL; via the coding sequence ATGTTTTTACAACCTCTCACTAGCAAACCAGTGTCTGCCGTAAAGCCCACTGCTGCCCCTCCAGTAGCTGAGCCAGGAGTTGGCACAGGTCTGCGTTCAGAACATCGGGAGAAAATGAATAGGATGCGGCAGCGCATTGCTCAGCGTCTGAAGGAGGCTCAGAATACCTGCGCGATGCTTACCAGCTTCAATGAGATTGACATGAGTAACATCCAGGAGATGAGGGCTCGTCACAAAGATGCTTTTCTGAAGAAACATAACCTCAAACTAGGCTTCATGTCGGCATTCGTGAAGGCCTCAGCCTTTGCCTTGCAGGAGCAGCCTGTTGTAAATGCAGTGATTGACGATACAACCAAAGAGGTGGTGTATAGGGATTATATTGACATCAGCGTTGCGGTGGCCACCTCTCGGGGTCTGGTGGTTCCCGTCATCAGGAATGTGGAAAGTATGAATTACGCCGATATTGAACGAACCATCAGTGAACTGGGAGAGAAGGCCCGGAAGAATGAACTTGCCATTGAAGATATGGATGGTGGTACTTTCACCATCAGCAATGGAGGCGTTTTCGGCTCGCTCTTTGGAACGCCCATCATCAACCCCCCTCAGTCTGCCGTCCTGGGCATGCATGCCATCGTTGATAGGCCAGTGGTCGTGGGAGGCAAGGTGGAGGTACGGCCCATGATGTACGTGGCACTGACGTATGATCACCGGCTGATAGACGGCAGAGAGGCCGTGACTTTCCTCCGCAAAATCAAGGCAGCGGTAGAGGATCCCAGAATCCTTCTACTGGACCTTTAG